From Aedes albopictus strain Foshan chromosome 1, AalbF5, whole genome shotgun sequence, one genomic window encodes:
- the LOC134284143 gene encoding N-acylneuraminate-9-phosphatase-like encodes MSRTSAAIADLLHKEYDLPRDLATEVSTTFLTSYRRCPDNPDVPLAQWRIQLWEDALPSGRKHLAALVYPRWVEYRTRYLAPSPEIISMLQTLRLQYLLGIVTNGPSASQWEKIDRLALGRFFDCILVSSDLPWAKPDRNIFYAACHYLGVRPEECAMIGDKLETDIQGGLESRLAATIWLPLPKDLRLMHDKSLADMGGLAHPDYIVESVLDLPSVLPLMTSFCGQRCRPVQERRGSKSYIPKTTRNRQASYNRFLPDVPDLYSSSSNSCDSNGTMDSQ; translated from the exons ATGTCTCGCACATCCGCTGCA ATCGCCGACCTACTCCATAAGGAGTACGATCTGCCGCGTGACCTGGCCACCGAAGTCAGCACCACCTTCCTGACGTCCTACCGGCGCTGCCCGGACAATCCGGACGTTCCCCTCGCTCAGTGGCGCATCCAGCTGTGGGAGGACGCCCTCCCGAGTGGCCGCAAACATCTGGCCGCCCTGGTGTATCCCCGATGGGTCGAGTACCGAACCCGTTACCTGGCCCCCAGTCCCGAGATCATCTCCATGCTGCAGACCCTCCGGCTCCAGTACCTGCTGGGGATCGTCACCAACGGGCCGTCGGCTTCCCAGTGGGAAAAGATAGACAGGTTGGCTTTGGGTCGCTTTTTCGATTGTATTCTAGTTTCCTCAGATCTGCCGTGGGCCAAACCGGATCGGAACATCTTCTACGCCGCCTGTCATTATCTGGGGGTGCGGCCGGAAGAATGTGCCATGATCGGTGACAAGCTGGAGACCGACATTCAG GGTGGCCTTGAGTCGCGGCTTGCTGCCACCATTTGGCTTCCGCTGCCGAAGGACCTTCGGCTGATGCACGACAAGAGCCTCGCCGATATGGGCGGTCTGGCCCATCCCGATTACATCGTGGAAAGTGTGCTGGATCTGCCGTCGGTGCTACCGTTGATGACCTCCTTTTGTGGGCAACGCTGCCGGCCGGTTCAGGAGCGGAGGGGTTCGAAATCGTACATCCCAAAGACGACCCGCAATCGACAGGCCAGCTACAACCGGTTCCTGCCGGACGTTCCGGATCTGTACAGCTCGAGTAGCAACTCTTGCGACAGTAACGGCACGATGGATAGTCAGTAG
- the LOC109412789 gene encoding N-acylneuraminate-9-phosphatase: protein IFSFLICLQIADLLHKEYDLPRDLATEVSTTFLTSYRRCPDNPDVPLAQWRIQLWEDALPSGRKHLAALVYPRWVEYRTRYLAPSPEIISMLQTLRLQYLLGIVTNGPSASQWEKIDRLALGRFFDCILVSSDLPWAKPDRNIFYAACHYLGVRPEECAMIGDKLETDIQGGLESRLAATIWLPLPKDLRLMHDKSLADMGGLAHPDYIVESVLDLPSVLPLMTSFCGQRCRPVQERRGSKSYIPKTTRNRQASYNRFLPDVPDLYSSSSNSCDSNGTMDSQ from the exons ATTTTCTCCTTTCTCATATGCCTTCAGATCGCCGACCTACTCCATAAGGAGTACGATCTGCCGCGTGACCTGGCCACCGAAGTCAGCACCACCTTCCTGACGTCCTACCGGCGCTGCCCGGACAATCCGGACGTTCCCCTCGCTCAGTGGCGCATCCAGCTGTGGGAGGACGCCCTCCCGAGTGGCCGCAAACATCTGGCCGCCCTGGTGTATCCCCGATGGGTCGAGTACCGAACCCGTTACCTGGCCCCCAGTCCCGAGATCATCTCCATGCTGCAGACCCTCCGGCTCCAGTACCTGCTGGGGATCGTCACCAACGGGCCGTCGGCTTCCCAGTGGGAAAAGATAGACAGGTTGGCTTTGGGTCGCTTTTTCGATTGTATTCTAGTTTCCTCAGATCTGCCGTGGGCCAAACCGGATCGGAACATCTTCTACGCCGCCTGTCATTATCTGGGGGTGCGGCCGGAAGAATGTGCCATGATCGGTGACAAGCTGGAGACCGACATTCAG GGTGGCCTTGAGTCGCGGCTTGCTGCCACCATTTGGCTTCCGCTGCCGAAGGACCTTCGGCTGATGCACGACAAGAGCCTCGCCGATATGGGCGGTCTGGCCCATCCCGATTACATCGTGGAAAGTGTGCTGGATCTGCCGTCGGTGCTACCGTTGATGACCTCCTTTTGTGGGCAACGCTGCCGGCCGGTTCAGGAGCGGAGGGGTTCGAAATCGTACATCCCAAAGACGACCCGCAATCGACAGGCCAGCTACAACCGGTTCCTGCCGGACGTTCCGGATCTGTACAGCTCGAGTAGCAACTCTTGCGACAGTAACGGCACGATGGATAGTCAGTAG